One window from the genome of Mustelus asterias unplaced genomic scaffold, sMusAst1.hap1.1 HAP1_SCAFFOLD_92, whole genome shotgun sequence encodes:
- the LOC144484121 gene encoding uncharacterized protein LOC144484121, protein MEKPWKCGDCGKGFKSPSQLEIHRRSHTGERPFTCCDCGKGFTHSSHLLRHQRVHTKERPFTCSECGKTFTTSSDLLTHQRIHTGERPFTCSECEMGFSRLSHLQAHQRVHTGEKPFTCSDCGKGFSHSSNLRIHQRTHTGERPFTCTECGKAFFDSSSLRIHQRVHTKERPFTCSECGKGFSRSSFLKAHQRIHTGEWPPTCSECGKAFIDSSSLQIHQRLHTAERTFTCSECGKRFSRSIYLRNHQRVHE, encoded by the coding sequence atggagaaaccgtggaaatgtggggattgtgggaagggattcaaatccccgtctcagctggaaatccatcgacgcagtcacactggggagaggccattcacctgctgtgattgtggtaagggattcactcattcatcccacctgctgagacaccagcgggttcacaccaaggagaggccgttcacctgctccgagtgtgggaagaccTTCACTACTTCATCTGATCTGctgacacatcagcgaattcatactggggaaaggccattcacttgctctgagtgtgagatgggattcagtcggttatctcacttgcaggcacaccagcgagttcacaccggggagaagccgttcacctgctctgattgtggaaagggattctctcaCTCCtccaacctgcggatacaccaacgcactcacactggggagaggccattcacctgtactgagtgtgggaaggcattCTTTGATTCATcaagcctgcggatacaccaacgagttcacaccaaAGAGAGACCgtttacctgctctgagtgtggaaagggattcagtcgGTCATCCTTCCTGAAggcacaccagcggattcacactggggagtggccacccacctgctctgagtgtgggaaagcattcattgattcatccagcctgcagatacaccagcgtcttcacactgcggagaggacattcacctgctctgagtgtgggaagagattcagtcgGTCAATCTACCTGCGcaaccaccagcgagttcacgagtga